The following coding sequences lie in one Vibrio toranzoniae genomic window:
- the sstT gene encoding serine/threonine transporter SstT, translated as MQNSNILARIARGNLVLQILAGIVFGVVLAMVSPSAAQDAGLLGSLFVGALKAVAPILVFILVAASIANQKKGQHTHMRPIIVLYLIGTFSAALTAVVLSFMFPTTLTLVAGAEGANPPQGIAEVLHTLLFKLVDNPVSALMNANYIGILAWAIGLGLALHHASATTKAVFEDLSHSVSHIVRFIIRLAPFGIFGLVSTTFATTGFDALASYGQLLAVLLSSMLIIALVVNPLLVFVKTKQNPYPLVLQCIRESGVTAFFTRSSAANIPVNMNLCKKLNLDEDTYSVSIPLGATINMAGAAITITVLTLAAVHTMGIEIDIFTAILLSLVAAVSACGASGVAGGSLLLIPLACGLFGISNDVAMQVVAVGFIIGVIQDSAETALNSSTDVVFTAAVCKAEQNKAS; from the coding sequence ATGCAAAATAGCAACATACTCGCCCGCATCGCTCGTGGGAACCTTGTCCTACAGATCCTTGCAGGTATTGTTTTCGGTGTCGTTCTCGCCATGGTTTCTCCTTCAGCAGCTCAAGATGCAGGTCTACTCGGTAGTCTGTTTGTTGGTGCTTTGAAAGCAGTTGCCCCCATTTTAGTTTTCATTCTTGTTGCAGCTTCTATCGCAAACCAAAAGAAAGGTCAGCATACCCATATGCGTCCAATCATTGTGCTATACCTGATTGGTACGTTCTCTGCTGCTCTTACAGCTGTAGTGTTGAGCTTCATGTTCCCAACCACTTTGACACTGGTTGCGGGCGCTGAAGGTGCCAACCCTCCTCAAGGTATTGCTGAAGTTCTTCATACGCTTCTATTCAAACTTGTAGATAACCCAGTTAGTGCGCTAATGAACGCGAACTACATCGGTATTCTTGCTTGGGCAATCGGTCTTGGCCTTGCACTGCACCACGCATCTGCAACAACTAAAGCGGTTTTCGAAGATTTAAGCCACAGTGTTTCACACATTGTTCGCTTCATTATTCGTCTTGCTCCATTCGGTATCTTCGGTCTTGTTTCGACTACGTTCGCAACAACGGGCTTCGATGCACTGGCAAGCTACGGTCAACTGCTAGCGGTTCTACTAAGTTCAATGCTGATCATCGCACTTGTGGTTAACCCACTGCTTGTATTTGTAAAAACGAAACAGAACCCATACCCACTCGTACTGCAATGTATTCGTGAATCTGGCGTAACAGCATTCTTCACTCGTTCAAGTGCTGCAAACATCCCAGTAAACATGAACCTTTGTAAGAAGCTAAACCTAGACGAAGATACTTACTCTGTATCTATCCCTCTAGGCGCAACAATCAACATGGCGGGTGCTGCAATTACCATCACTGTGTTAACGCTTGCAGCGGTACACACAATGGGCATTGAAATTGATATCTTCACTGCGATTCTACTAAGCCTTGTGGCTGCGGTATCTGCATGTGGCGCTTCTGGTGTTGCTGGCGGTTCACTACTGCTTATCCCATTAGCATGTGGCCTATTCGGTATTTCTAACGATGTAGCGATGCAGGTTGTTGCAGTAGGTTTCATTATCGGTGTGATTCAGGATTCTGCTGAAACAGCGCTTAACAGCTCAACTGACGTAGTGTTCACTGCTGCAGTATGTAAAGCTGAGCAAAACAAAGCATCATAA
- a CDS encoding copper chaperone PCu(A)C, with product MKLKALALAGLLLTPLAHANGDIMVHDAYARATPPSAVNSAVFTTLMNHSDKDRAIVSAATPAAGKVELHDVIMDGDVMKMRQVQTIAIPANGQVELKPGSLHIMLFDLKDGLKEGEQIEMTLTFSNGESQTFDAPVKKVMSGMKKMNHDHH from the coding sequence ATGAAGTTAAAAGCACTTGCTCTAGCAGGCTTATTGCTCACTCCTCTTGCTCATGCTAACGGTGACATTATGGTTCACGACGCATACGCTCGTGCAACACCACCTTCAGCCGTCAACAGCGCGGTGTTTACAACCCTAATGAACCACAGCGATAAAGACCGTGCTATCGTTTCTGCTGCAACACCAGCAGCTGGTAAAGTAGAACTTCATGATGTCATCATGGACGGCGACGTAATGAAAATGCGCCAAGTTCAAACCATCGCGATTCCAGCGAATGGCCAAGTTGAACTGAAACCTGGTAGCTTACACATTATGTTATTTGACCTAAAAGATGGTCTAAAAGAAGGCGAACAAATCGAAATGACGCTGACCTTCTCTAACGGTGAGTCACAAACCTTCGATGCTCCTGTTAAGAAAGTAATGAGCGGCATGAAAAAGATGAACCACGATCATCACTAA
- a CDS encoding SCO family protein — protein MSRNWSLALVVAFVLGFGVKSYLDGQNKSQEQHAAKQEFSATTLFGKDNQPTEIFDQTDDRIRIVYFGFTRCPDVCPTSLAMLAGALNQVSDEAKAKIRPMFVSLDPERDAAEASYEYAQYFHPMMEGLSGPLDVTTTLAHNYGVIFRKTKLEGSELEYTLDHSSYFYFLKPDGTLITKVPHTLTPAPIVEAINTLTR, from the coding sequence ATGAGTAGAAATTGGTCGTTAGCATTGGTTGTTGCTTTTGTACTTGGCTTTGGTGTCAAAAGCTATCTTGATGGACAAAATAAATCTCAAGAACAACACGCAGCAAAGCAAGAGTTTTCCGCAACGACTCTTTTCGGTAAAGATAACCAGCCCACGGAAATCTTTGACCAAACCGATGACAGAATTCGTATCGTCTACTTCGGTTTCACACGTTGTCCAGATGTCTGCCCTACTTCTCTGGCGATGTTGGCTGGAGCGCTTAACCAAGTGTCAGATGAAGCAAAAGCGAAGATTCGCCCGATGTTTGTCTCTCTTGACCCAGAGCGCGATGCTGCAGAAGCTTCTTATGAATACGCACAATACTTCCACCCAATGATGGAAGGATTAAGTGGCCCGTTAGATGTGACAACGACGCTTGCCCATAACTACGGTGTTATTTTCAGAAAGACCAAGCTTGAAGGTTCTGAGCTGGAATACACCCTTGACCACAGCTCATATTTTTATTTTTTAAAGCCCGACGGTACCTTGATAACTAAAGTACCACACACGTTAACGCCAGCGCCGATTGTTGAAGCCATAAACACATTAACGCGCTAA